A single Streptomyces sannanensis DNA region contains:
- a CDS encoding NUDIX domain-containing protein, with translation MTHPAKDSHCSSCGAPYPAGTHGWPRTCARCGEIAYCGPLPVAVALLPVADRQGTGLVVITRTIEPQYGGVALPGGFIDHAEDWREAVVRELREETGIEAAAHDVRPADVMSSTVHLLLFGLLPERRAADLPEPVPTAETTGWRVLRAPEELAFPLHTQAVRAWFAGRYR, from the coding sequence ATGACGCACCCCGCCAAGGACTCCCACTGCTCCTCCTGCGGTGCTCCGTACCCCGCCGGCACCCATGGCTGGCCCCGCACATGCGCCCGCTGCGGGGAGATCGCCTACTGCGGGCCGCTGCCCGTCGCCGTCGCCCTGCTGCCCGTAGCCGACCGGCAGGGAACCGGGCTTGTGGTCATCACCCGCACCATCGAGCCCCAGTACGGCGGTGTCGCGCTGCCCGGCGGGTTCATCGACCACGCCGAGGACTGGCGGGAGGCCGTCGTGCGCGAACTCAGGGAGGAGACGGGCATCGAGGCGGCCGCCCACGATGTGCGGCCGGCCGATGTGATGAGCTCGACGGTCCATCTGCTGCTGTTCGGGCTGCTCCCGGAACGCCGGGCGGCCGACCTGCCCGAACCCGTTCCCACCGCGGAGACCACCGGCTGGCGCGTACTGCGCGCCCCCGAGGAACTCGCCTTCCCCTTGCACACGCAGGCGGTACGGGCCTGGTTCGCCGGCCGGTACCGCTAG
- a CDS encoding MIP/aquaporin family protein — protein sequence MSNGDIFLGEVIGTAILILFGAGVCAAVTLNHSKARASGWIVIAFGWGFGVLAGAYTAAPLSGAHLNPAVTVGIAVDTGTWDKVWVYILGQMVGAMLGALLAWLVYFAQFQANTDPTLGIFSTIPEIRNPVANLLTEIIATIGLVLPILAFGRTKGLADSGTLVLIVSLLVVGIGLSLGGPTGYAINPARDLGPRIIHAVLPIPHKGTSDWGYAWIPVAGPLIGGALAGAIYNAAF from the coding sequence ATGAGCAACGGGGACATCTTTCTCGGCGAAGTCATCGGTACGGCGATTCTGATTCTGTTCGGCGCCGGCGTATGCGCCGCCGTCACTCTCAACCATTCCAAGGCGAGAGCCTCCGGCTGGATCGTCATCGCCTTCGGATGGGGCTTCGGCGTGCTCGCCGGGGCGTACACGGCCGCGCCCCTGTCCGGTGCGCATCTCAATCCGGCGGTGACCGTGGGCATCGCCGTCGACACCGGCACCTGGGACAAGGTCTGGGTCTACATCCTGGGGCAGATGGTCGGCGCGATGCTGGGCGCACTGCTCGCCTGGCTGGTCTACTTCGCCCAGTTCCAGGCGAACACCGACCCGACCCTCGGTATCTTCTCGACGATCCCGGAGATCAGGAACCCGGTCGCCAATCTCCTCACCGAGATCATCGCGACGATCGGCCTGGTGCTCCCCATCCTCGCCTTCGGGCGGACGAAGGGGCTCGCGGATTCCGGCACCCTGGTGCTGATCGTCTCGCTTCTGGTGGTCGGCATCGGCCTTTCGCTCGGCGGGCCCACCGGGTACGCCATCAACCCGGCCCGCGATCTCGGCCCGCGCATCATTCACGCCGTGCTGCCGATCCCGCACAAGGGCACGTCCGACTGGGGTTACGCATGGATCCCGGTGGCCGGCCCGCTGATCGGCGGTGCGCTCGCCGGCGCCATCTACAACGCAGCCTTCTGA